One stretch of Phycisphaerae bacterium DNA includes these proteins:
- a CDS encoding sodium/solute symporter (Members of the Solute:Sodium Symporter (SSS), TC 2.A.21 as described in tcdb.org, catalyze solute:Na+ symport. Known solutes for members of the family include sugars, amino acids, nucleosides, inositols, vitamins, urea or anions, depending on the system.) has translation MPTLHVSAVDVWILVVYVIGTRILFSWYFARKTQTGSEQYFLAGRKLRWPVIGLSFYVANMSGASFVGLAGSGYHSGIAVYNYEWLPAVILVCFVVFLLPLYLKQRVFTAPQYLEHRYGRSCRLAFSGFLLLANIFIDAAVGLYGGALVVQAVYPNLSLFLIIAVISLITGLYIFFGGLGAVIINDALQAALILIGGAVVTFLAWRKIPSWEAVRQASPPEAFHLIQPANDPLMPWPGLVTGVLVIGIYFWCMNQTIIQRALGARSLDHARWGSLFAAALKIPNLFLFVLPGLMAAALYPSLEKPDLAFPVLAFDLLPVGLRGVLLAAVAAAIFSSLEAILNSASTLFTMDFVHTLRPHASDRTLMNTGRAATIAFMIIAAAWAPQIARFPTLWQYAQSLLAYVTPPVVVIFMFGLFWRRANCPAAVITLTACVPVGAAWWIINDLLAWTSVQFLYGCGVTFLFSAAVFVLTAYLTEPPPQSVLQHMWHPSIWREESRDLHGTPRHRNYRWLAAILLLVTAGVVVWWA, from the coding sequence ATGCCAACGCTACATGTCAGCGCTGTGGATGTGTGGATTCTCGTCGTTTATGTGATCGGGACAAGGATCCTCTTCAGTTGGTACTTCGCGCGCAAGACACAGACGGGTTCCGAGCAGTACTTTCTGGCGGGGCGGAAGCTGCGCTGGCCCGTCATCGGCCTGTCCTTTTACGTCGCCAACATGAGCGGAGCGAGCTTCGTAGGCCTTGCCGGAAGCGGTTATCACAGCGGCATCGCCGTCTACAACTACGAATGGCTCCCGGCCGTCATCCTCGTGTGCTTCGTCGTCTTTCTGCTTCCGCTTTATCTGAAGCAGCGCGTATTTACGGCACCCCAATACCTCGAACATCGATATGGCCGTAGTTGCCGCCTGGCGTTCTCCGGCTTCCTGTTGCTCGCCAACATCTTCATTGACGCCGCGGTCGGGCTTTACGGAGGTGCCTTGGTCGTCCAGGCCGTCTACCCGAACCTTTCGCTCTTTCTCATCATCGCGGTCATTTCTCTCATCACAGGACTCTATATCTTCTTCGGTGGTCTGGGTGCCGTTATTATCAACGACGCCCTGCAGGCCGCCCTGATTTTGATCGGCGGAGCCGTGGTCACGTTTCTCGCCTGGCGCAAAATTCCTTCCTGGGAGGCCGTCCGCCAGGCGTCGCCGCCCGAGGCATTTCACCTCATTCAGCCCGCAAACGATCCACTGATGCCCTGGCCCGGGCTGGTAACCGGCGTGCTGGTGATCGGCATCTACTTCTGGTGCATGAACCAGACCATTATTCAGCGGGCCCTCGGAGCAAGGTCGCTTGATCACGCGCGATGGGGCTCACTCTTCGCCGCCGCCCTCAAGATCCCCAATCTCTTCCTTTTTGTGCTCCCGGGCCTCATGGCGGCCGCGCTGTACCCGTCCCTCGAGAAACCTGACCTCGCCTTTCCGGTGCTGGCCTTCGATCTACTGCCCGTCGGATTGCGCGGCGTGCTGCTCGCTGCTGTCGCCGCAGCCATATTCTCCAGCCTGGAGGCCATACTCAATTCCGCGTCCACGCTCTTTACGATGGATTTTGTTCATACGCTGCGACCCCACGCCAGCGACCGGACCCTCATGAACACGGGCCGTGCCGCCACCATCGCCTTTATGATCATCGCCGCTGCCTGGGCTCCACAAATCGCCCGTTTCCCGACCCTCTGGCAATACGCCCAGTCCCTCCTGGCCTACGTGACGCCGCCCGTTGTAGTCATCTTCATGTTCGGCCTGTTTTGGAGGCGGGCCAACTGTCCCGCAGCGGTGATCACGCTTACGGCGTGCGTGCCCGTGGGCGCCGCATGGTGGATCATCAATGACTTGCTCGCCTGGACGTCGGTCCAGTTTCTCTATGGTTGCGGCGTGACCTTCCTCTTCAGCGCCGCCGTTTTCGTTCTTACGGCGTATCTGACCGAACCTCCGCCGCAAAGCGTGCTGCAACACATGTGGCATCCGTCCATCTGGCGCGAGGAATCCCGTGATCTGCACGGTACGCCCCGGCACAGGAATTACCGCTGGCTCGCCGCCATCCTGCTTCTGGTCACGGCCGGCGTTGTGGTTTGGTGGGCTTGA
- a CDS encoding protein kinase — protein sequence MDGDADAGSGTSETVASAETLGADQVMSGGVRVPPRIGKYRVVRVIGQGGMGTVLEAEQEKPRRTVALKVIRPGVATPSILRRFEQESQVLGRLQHPAIAQIYEAGTADAGQGAQPYFAMEFIQGRPLGEYADAARLGTRDRLALMARICDAVHYAHQKGVIHRDLKPGNILVDDLGQPKILDFGVARATDSDVQVTTMQTDVGQLIGTLAYMSPEQVLADPTELDTRSDVYALGVITYELLAGRLPHNLSRKMIPEAARMIREDDPAPLSTYNKIFRGDVETIVGKSLEKDKLRRYGSAAELAADIRRYLNDEPIVARPASTTYQLKKFAKRNKGLVGGVMTAFVVLIAGTAVSLWLAVQADRARAAEAAQRERAEANLHAAVEAVDKYLTEVSESPELKAHGLESLRRGLLGTAKEFYEAFAKQRSDDPALRRDLGSAYWRLGDIDRELANNGAAEESYAKALAIFDKLDQSTEGGQAALQDRLSVQNNAGLVYKDTGRMKEAERLFRTVIAEGEKIDLKSADPALQGAVANAYDNLGTMYALLQRWPEAEEGHKKGLEIRRRIYRQHPEVEQYRSDVLVSDVNIGKLYSMTNQPELAEPYLNEAVSLGQALVDAHPGVALYQNALSASLNNLGGVYTLLGDNVKAEATHRRALALREELAAGHPAVLEYSIDIAGSYTNLGEIAVREGQGAGAMEWLDKAVSRLAAVLEKEPREATARYYMSYTQSWRAKALQLLGRFDDAVEAWDKAIEYDDQNDASLREGRGAAVAQRDS from the coding sequence ATGGACGGCGATGCTGACGCCGGGTCTGGGACGAGCGAAACGGTCGCATCGGCCGAGACGCTCGGTGCGGATCAGGTCATGTCCGGCGGGGTTCGGGTGCCGCCGCGGATCGGGAAGTATCGCGTCGTGCGGGTCATCGGTCAGGGTGGCATGGGCACGGTGCTCGAGGCGGAGCAGGAGAAGCCGCGCCGAACAGTTGCCCTCAAGGTTATCCGTCCGGGCGTCGCGACCCCTTCCATCCTGCGGCGATTCGAGCAGGAATCGCAGGTACTCGGCCGGCTTCAGCATCCGGCGATTGCCCAGATTTACGAAGCAGGCACAGCCGATGCAGGCCAAGGGGCGCAGCCGTATTTTGCCATGGAGTTCATCCAGGGTCGGCCGCTTGGCGAATACGCCGATGCCGCCCGGCTCGGTACACGGGACCGTCTGGCGCTGATGGCCCGAATCTGCGATGCCGTCCACTATGCCCACCAGAAGGGCGTGATCCACCGCGATCTCAAGCCCGGCAACATTCTCGTGGACGATCTTGGCCAGCCGAAGATTCTCGACTTCGGTGTCGCCCGAGCCACGGACTCGGACGTCCAGGTCACCACCATGCAAACGGACGTGGGGCAGCTCATCGGCACGCTGGCGTACATGTCGCCGGAGCAGGTCCTGGCCGATCCGACGGAGCTTGACACACGCAGCGACGTGTACGCTCTGGGTGTGATAACGTACGAATTGCTGGCCGGGCGTCTGCCGCACAACTTGTCACGGAAGATGATCCCGGAAGCGGCGCGGATGATTCGAGAAGATGATCCCGCGCCGCTGAGCACGTACAACAAGATTTTCCGCGGGGACGTGGAAACCATCGTCGGGAAGTCGCTGGAAAAGGACAAGCTGCGACGTTATGGCTCAGCGGCGGAACTGGCGGCGGACATCCGTCGCTATCTGAATGATGAGCCGATCGTCGCGCGCCCGGCGAGCACGACGTACCAACTCAAGAAATTCGCCAAGCGGAACAAGGGACTGGTCGGCGGCGTAATGACGGCGTTTGTCGTTCTGATCGCCGGAACGGCGGTCAGCCTCTGGCTGGCCGTGCAGGCCGATCGGGCGCGGGCTGCCGAGGCCGCGCAGCGAGAGCGGGCGGAGGCCAACCTGCACGCGGCCGTTGAGGCCGTGGACAAGTATCTCACGGAAGTCAGCGAGAGTCCGGAACTCAAGGCTCATGGACTTGAATCGCTGCGGCGCGGCCTGTTGGGAACGGCGAAGGAGTTCTACGAAGCATTTGCGAAACAGAGGTCAGACGATCCGGCACTGAGGCGTGACCTTGGTTCCGCCTACTGGCGGCTCGGGGATATTGATCGCGAACTGGCCAACAACGGCGCGGCTGAGGAATCCTACGCCAAGGCTCTTGCGATCTTCGACAAGCTGGATCAGAGCACAGAGGGCGGTCAGGCCGCCCTGCAAGACCGATTGTCCGTCCAGAACAATGCGGGCCTGGTTTACAAAGACACTGGCCGCATGAAGGAGGCGGAGCGGCTGTTCAGGACTGTGATTGCTGAAGGGGAAAAGATCGATCTCAAGAGCGCCGATCCCGCACTGCAGGGCGCGGTGGCCAACGCTTACGACAACCTCGGCACGATGTACGCGCTGTTGCAGCGGTGGCCTGAAGCAGAAGAAGGGCACAAGAAAGGCCTGGAGATTCGCAGGCGCATCTACCGTCAACATCCCGAAGTCGAACAATATCGAAGCGATGTGCTGGTCAGCGATGTGAACATTGGAAAATTGTACTCGATGACCAACCAGCCGGAGCTGGCCGAGCCGTACCTGAATGAGGCGGTCAGCCTGGGCCAGGCGCTTGTTGATGCGCATCCCGGTGTAGCGCTGTATCAGAATGCGCTCTCCGCCAGTCTGAATAACCTCGGAGGAGTCTACACACTGCTGGGGGACAACGTGAAGGCTGAAGCGACGCATCGCCGAGCCCTGGCGCTTCGCGAGGAGCTTGCCGCGGGTCACCCCGCCGTGCTCGAGTATTCCATTGACATCGCCGGCAGCTATACGAATCTGGGAGAGATCGCGGTGCGTGAAGGTCAAGGGGCCGGAGCGATGGAATGGCTGGACAAGGCCGTTTCGCGTCTCGCTGCGGTGCTCGAAAAGGAACCCCGAGAGGCGACTGCGCGATACTATATGAGCTATACGCAGTCCTGGCGAGCGAAGGCCCTGCAGTTGCTCGGCCGCTTCGACGACGCCGTCGAGGCATGGGACAAAGCCATCGAATACGACGACCAGAATGATGCTTCGTTGAGAGAGGGACGCGGCGCGGCCGTCGCACAACGAGATTCGTAA
- a CDS encoding transglutaminase produces MRVIKNNYACLFVATMLLLSSRVSFAAPGDVVGSIACPSAYPSGLAWDGSRLLLADWRTSKLWQIDPRDGSVTREWDAPTLKPHGLTFGQGLVWVSDDHTGLIQALDPERGVVERAFMAPAEQATGLAFAEETLFVLAGGKVYEVLPEDGTILRYFDAPEPSARCLAFDGHYLWVSDRIKNEIYMVEPREGKVIGIVAAPGPYPAGLTWADGFLWNVDLQKGSIYKLVIHDDEMFQVFDTRRARVEYTWALNNYGPGTVMDLRVNVGLPVDLPEQKLLGAVAFSREPANRVVDQWGQPCATFGWETVPAGSKASLDYHVDVEVSAIRYLIMPERTRTLDAIPDEIRTRYTANGSRYRIDSPFMQDKVREIVGDEKNPYWIARKIYDFVIGSLEYQMVGGWDVPEVVLKRGTGSCSEYTYTFIALCRAAGLPARYQGSIVVRGDDASIDEAFHRWAQVYLPGYGWVPVDANRGDKPSPADQARGFGELANRFLITTQGGGDSDFLAWSYNSFSKYKTQGYSKVEEDTVGFWRPLDEQGNAPSGETEQPGECSTVTTK; encoded by the coding sequence ATGAGAGTCATCAAGAACAACTATGCATGCCTTTTCGTTGCGACAATGTTGCTGCTTTCGTCTCGTGTATCATTTGCGGCACCGGGGGACGTTGTCGGGTCGATTGCCTGCCCGTCTGCCTATCCATCCGGTCTCGCTTGGGACGGCAGTCGGCTGCTCCTTGCGGACTGGCGCACTTCGAAGCTGTGGCAAATTGATCCCCGTGACGGGTCGGTGACCCGTGAGTGGGATGCTCCCACACTCAAACCGCATGGACTGACGTTCGGCCAAGGTCTTGTCTGGGTCTCGGACGATCACACGGGACTCATTCAGGCACTTGACCCGGAAAGAGGCGTCGTCGAGCGGGCGTTCATGGCCCCGGCGGAGCAGGCGACCGGACTTGCATTCGCCGAGGAGACCCTGTTTGTCCTTGCGGGCGGGAAGGTCTACGAAGTCCTTCCCGAGGATGGGACGATTCTCCGGTACTTCGATGCCCCGGAGCCATCGGCCCGGTGCCTGGCCTTTGACGGGCACTACTTGTGGGTCAGTGATCGGATCAAGAACGAGATTTACATGGTCGAGCCCAGGGAGGGAAAAGTGATCGGCATCGTCGCCGCGCCCGGTCCATATCCGGCCGGTCTCACCTGGGCCGACGGATTCTTGTGGAATGTGGACCTTCAGAAGGGCTCCATCTACAAACTCGTCATTCACGACGATGAGATGTTTCAGGTTTTCGATACTCGTCGGGCAAGGGTGGAGTACACCTGGGCGCTCAACAACTACGGCCCCGGAACGGTCATGGACCTGAGGGTCAACGTAGGGCTGCCGGTGGACCTTCCGGAGCAGAAGCTTCTTGGTGCGGTCGCTTTCTCTCGTGAGCCCGCCAATCGCGTTGTGGATCAGTGGGGGCAGCCGTGCGCGACGTTCGGCTGGGAGACGGTGCCGGCGGGTTCCAAGGCCTCACTGGATTACCATGTCGACGTGGAAGTCTCGGCCATCCGGTACCTGATCATGCCGGAACGGACGAGGACACTGGATGCCATCCCGGACGAAATTCGGACGAGGTACACGGCCAATGGCTCGCGCTACCGGATCGATTCCCCCTTCATGCAGGATAAAGTCAGGGAGATCGTCGGCGACGAGAAGAACCCGTACTGGATCGCCCGGAAGATTTACGATTTCGTCATTGGTTCACTCGAATATCAGATGGTTGGAGGATGGGATGTTCCGGAAGTGGTCCTGAAGCGCGGCACGGGTTCCTGCTCGGAATATACGTATACGTTTATTGCCTTGTGCCGCGCCGCCGGACTTCCCGCACGGTATCAGGGCAGCATCGTCGTGCGGGGCGATGATGCGAGTATCGACGAGGCGTTCCATCGGTGGGCGCAGGTTTATCTGCCCGGATATGGCTGGGTGCCGGTCGATGCCAACCGCGGCGACAAGCCCTCGCCGGCCGATCAAGCGAGGGGATTTGGTGAGCTCGCCAATCGCTTTCTGATTACGACGCAAGGCGGCGGCGACTCGGACTTTCTTGCCTGGAGCTACAACTCATTCAGCAAATACAAGACGCAGGGTTACAGCAAGGTGGAGGAGGACACTGTCGGGTTCTGGCGCCCGCTGGACGAGCAAGGTAACGCTCCTTCCGGGGAAACGGAACAGCCGGGCGAGTGCTCCACTGTAACGACGAAGTAG
- a CDS encoding nucleoside monophosphate kinase produces the protein MAGSTYPSILMFGGPGSGKGTQGVILGQMPNLVHLAMGDIFRGLDKQSDIGKEFLSYSTKGLLVPDELTIRVFRHHVEEKIGAEAIRPGYHTLILDGIPRTTKQVELLRGVIEVRRIVYLVVEDREALITRLANRAAKSGRPDDADRKVIQNRLEVYDRETAPVLHAYPEDLILRINGDQHPLAVLRDIAGSLVDVVPGKI, from the coding sequence GTGGCGGGCAGCACGTATCCCAGCATCCTCATGTTCGGCGGACCGGGTTCGGGGAAGGGCACGCAGGGCGTGATTCTGGGGCAGATGCCCAACCTGGTGCATCTGGCGATGGGCGATATCTTCCGGGGTCTGGACAAGCAGTCCGACATCGGCAAGGAGTTTCTTTCCTACTCCACGAAGGGCCTGCTGGTTCCCGACGAGTTGACCATTCGCGTCTTCCGTCACCACGTCGAGGAGAAGATCGGCGCGGAGGCGATCCGACCGGGTTACCATACGTTGATCCTGGACGGTATTCCCCGGACGACCAAGCAGGTGGAATTGCTGCGCGGCGTGATCGAGGTAAGACGGATCGTTTACCTGGTGGTGGAGGATCGCGAGGCGCTGATCACGCGACTGGCCAATCGCGCCGCCAAGTCAGGCCGTCCTGATGACGCCGACCGCAAAGTGATTCAAAACCGCCTCGAAGTCTACGATCGGGAAACCGCGCCCGTACTGCATGCCTATCCCGAGGATCTCATCCTGCGCATCAACGGCGATCAGCATCCGCTGGCGGTGCTGCGCGATATCGCCGGTTCCCTGGTTGATGTCGTTCCGGGCAAAATCTAG
- a CDS encoding peptidylprolyl isomerase, which translates to MALIGTVGLVLVSGCATPSSSSMPRVGESITAAESGGDRQAQPRRSHGNESARSDALRDDDVLARIDDRPIAVSEFVDVLLRSHGPALLEQMIVLVAAERITTERGLHVTQADIDEEYDRALRKLIDPLTAITGRAYDRLSAEDLLVQLLEDRNVSREEYLLAIRRNALLRRLALDELRITEDDLRGEYGRVYGERVQVRHIQLSSPVEVERMLDRLREGEDFGALARRFSLNSAGALNDGLLEPFSRHDESVPEAFRAAAFSVPPGELAVPVRIGQWYHVLKVEKRIPAESPTFEEVRPLLERRLQDRLVEPRIAQLHQRLFRNARVSIQSPALREAFDKKYGRNSR; encoded by the coding sequence ATGGCCCTGATCGGGACGGTGGGGCTCGTGCTCGTTTCGGGTTGTGCGACTCCGTCAAGCTCTTCCATGCCGCGTGTGGGGGAATCGATCACGGCGGCGGAGTCCGGTGGTGATCGACAGGCGCAGCCGCGGCGATCGCATGGAAACGAGTCGGCCCGTTCGGACGCGCTCAGGGACGACGACGTCTTGGCGAGAATCGACGACCGGCCGATCGCCGTCTCTGAGTTCGTCGACGTTCTACTTCGCTCACACGGGCCGGCACTGCTCGAACAGATGATCGTACTGGTGGCGGCGGAACGGATCACGACGGAGCGCGGCCTGCATGTCACCCAAGCTGATATCGATGAGGAATACGATCGGGCCCTGCGGAAGCTGATCGATCCGCTGACGGCGATCACGGGTCGGGCGTATGACCGTTTATCGGCCGAGGACCTGCTTGTCCAACTGCTAGAAGATCGGAACGTTTCGCGTGAGGAGTACCTTCTGGCGATTCGCCGCAACGCCCTGCTCCGGCGACTGGCGCTCGACGAGCTGCGCATTACGGAGGATGATCTGCGCGGTGAGTATGGACGAGTGTATGGTGAGCGGGTTCAGGTGCGTCACATTCAATTGAGTTCACCGGTGGAGGTGGAGCGGATGTTGGATCGGCTGCGGGAGGGGGAGGATTTCGGCGCGTTGGCGCGACGGTTCAGTCTCAACTCGGCCGGGGCGCTGAACGACGGGCTCCTGGAGCCATTCTCGCGGCACGACGAATCGGTGCCGGAAGCGTTCCGCGCGGCCGCCTTCAGCGTGCCGCCGGGAGAGTTGGCGGTGCCGGTGCGGATCGGGCAGTGGTATCACGTTCTCAAGGTTGAGAAGCGCATTCCGGCGGAATCGCCGACATTCGAAGAAGTTCGACCCCTGCTGGAACGCCGGTTGCAGGACCGGCTCGTGGAACCGCGAATCGCACAGCTTCACCAGCGCCTTTTCCGGAATGCGCGGGTTTCAATCCAGTCTCCAGCCTTGCGGGAGGCGTTCGATAAGAAGTACGGACGCAACAGCCGATAG
- a CDS encoding MBL fold metallo-hydrolase: MSESGSNTEVIILGSGTSHGVPMIGCHCDVCTSDNVRDKRTRPSIWVRTNGICILVDTAPELRLQCVANGIDHLDAVLFTHHHADHVVGLDDLRRYNWLTRQTVRCYGTERTLDRIRRMFAYAFEPAPDSPHSRPNLELITIDETPFDVRGERIVPIPLMHGPLPVMGFRFGRFAYCTDCSFIPDDSMERLRDLDVLVLDALRRTPHPTHFNLEQAVAAATQIAARKTYFTHIAHELMHEDTNDELPDGMELAFDGQHITL, translated from the coding sequence ATGAGCGAATCAGGCAGCAACACAGAGGTCATCATTCTCGGCAGCGGAACTTCCCATGGCGTGCCCATGATCGGCTGCCACTGTGATGTCTGCACTTCCGACAACGTGCGCGACAAGCGAACGCGCCCCAGCATCTGGGTCCGCACGAACGGCATCTGCATTCTCGTCGATACCGCCCCGGAACTCCGCCTGCAATGCGTGGCCAATGGCATCGACCATCTCGATGCCGTGCTCTTCACGCACCACCACGCCGACCACGTCGTCGGTCTGGACGATCTCCGTCGGTACAACTGGCTCACGCGTCAGACGGTAAGATGCTATGGTACCGAGCGCACCCTCGATCGCATCCGCCGCATGTTCGCCTATGCTTTCGAACCCGCCCCGGACTCGCCCCACAGCCGCCCGAACCTTGAACTCATCACCATCGATGAAACGCCCTTCGACGTTCGCGGCGAACGTATTGTCCCCATTCCGCTGATGCACGGGCCGTTACCCGTCATGGGATTTCGATTCGGACGCTTTGCCTATTGCACCGATTGCAGCTTCATACCCGACGATTCCATGGAACGACTCCGCGATCTCGACGTGCTCGTACTGGACGCCCTCCGCCGCACACCCCACCCCACGCACTTCAATCTCGAGCAGGCGGTAGCCGCCGCAACCCAGATTGCTGCCCGGAAAACCTATTTCACGCACATCGCCCATGAGCTGATGCATGAAGACACCAATGACGAGCTGCCCGACGGAATGGAGCTCGCCTTCGACGGCCAGCACATCACCTTGTAA
- a CDS encoding tetratricopeptide repeat protein yields MSQERSPVSHAAEAGNVTGTALPRRPWRSIATGATRRRIFSTAAILSILLLSGCAVVRKHQAKRHVARGDELLQADHLDEALAEFEAAAEVAPQLAVVHSRLGNLYERMGDYTRAIDAFVEAVRRDPRSFDDTFSLARLYQLTNQLVDAIRAYLHAVELRPNDAQTQLNLGTCYHQSGDYAQAVVRFEKAIELDPSTPEAFVNLGVSLDAQGKHYEAVRAYREALERDSQQPMVLVNLAKTYMKQDRLKLARQALEQAVRMDDRLAEAHEALGYCLFRMREMDAAAESYRRALACDWRLPRAHAGLGSIKMLAYLSQPDRNDLREEALEHWHRSLELAPDQPKIRSLIERYRVSRSDPSAALLDGG; encoded by the coding sequence ATGTCGCAAGAACGATCGCCCGTCAGCCACGCCGCCGAAGCCGGCAATGTCACCGGAACTGCGTTGCCGCGACGGCCCTGGCGTTCCATTGCCACAGGGGCAACCCGTCGCCGCATCTTCTCAACCGCAGCCATCCTGTCGATCCTGCTCCTCAGCGGATGTGCCGTCGTACGAAAACACCAGGCCAAGCGCCACGTGGCACGGGGAGACGAGCTGCTCCAAGCGGACCACTTGGATGAAGCACTGGCGGAATTCGAAGCTGCGGCCGAGGTCGCCCCCCAACTGGCCGTCGTTCACTCCCGGCTGGGCAACCTCTACGAACGGATGGGCGACTACACGCGGGCCATTGACGCATTCGTGGAAGCCGTCCGGCGCGATCCTCGGTCCTTCGACGACACCTTCAGCCTTGCCCGCCTCTACCAACTGACCAATCAGTTGGTGGATGCCATTCGAGCCTATCTTCATGCCGTGGAGCTGCGCCCCAACGACGCACAAACCCAGCTCAATCTTGGAACCTGCTACCACCAGAGCGGCGACTACGCCCAGGCCGTGGTTCGTTTTGAGAAGGCCATTGAACTCGATCCTTCCACTCCCGAAGCATTTGTAAACCTGGGCGTTTCGTTGGACGCCCAGGGCAAACATTACGAAGCTGTCAGGGCGTATCGAGAAGCTCTTGAACGCGACAGTCAGCAGCCGATGGTGCTGGTCAATCTCGCCAAGACCTATATGAAGCAGGATCGGCTCAAGCTGGCACGGCAGGCCTTGGAGCAGGCCGTCCGCATGGATGACCGTCTCGCCGAAGCGCATGAGGCCCTGGGATATTGCCTCTTTCGCATGCGCGAAATGGATGCCGCCGCGGAGAGCTATCGCCGGGCGCTGGCTTGCGATTGGCGACTCCCCAGAGCACACGCCGGACTGGGTTCGATCAAGATGCTGGCCTATCTCTCCCAACCGGACCGCAACGACCTGCGCGAAGAGGCCCTGGAACATTGGCATCGGTCTCTCGAGCTCGCGCCCGACCAGCCCAAGATTCGATCACTTATCGAACGATACCGCGTTTCCCGGTCCGACCCGAGTGCAGCACTACTTGACGGGGGATGA
- the yidD gene encoding membrane protein insertion efficiency factor YidD: MPVFLIRGYQFAIRPHLVGQCKFCPSCSEYAIEALQRHGAIRGSIMTARRLIRCHPFSRGGIDPVP; the protein is encoded by the coding sequence ATCCCCGTGTTTCTGATTCGAGGCTACCAGTTTGCCATCCGGCCGCACCTGGTCGGACAGTGCAAGTTCTGCCCATCCTGCAGCGAATACGCCATCGAGGCCCTGCAGCGACACGGCGCCATTCGCGGCTCGATCATGACGGCACGGCGACTCATCCGCTGCCATCCCTTTTCGCGCGGCGGAATCGATCCCGTACCTTGA